Proteins encoded together in one Marinobacter sp. Arc7-DN-1 window:
- a CDS encoding DUF2780 domain-containing protein, which yields MNAILKQFLLVSSIYLLAPSVDALSLNDTLSKGSAAISSTTDVTSEAQQLVGQLQGQLGVTKTQAMGGTGALLQLAKNQLGAETMGTLTGKATGLSSLLAGGSSLSDSLLSNISSMDGVQSAFSALGMESAMIQQFVPILMSFLGDQGVGSSILGQLQSLWAPAG from the coding sequence ATGAACGCCATCCTCAAACAGTTCCTCCTGGTTTCAAGCATCTACCTCCTCGCTCCATCCGTTGACGCCTTGAGCCTGAACGACACCCTTTCCAAAGGCTCGGCAGCGATTTCTTCAACCACAGACGTCACGAGTGAGGCGCAGCAACTGGTCGGACAGCTGCAGGGTCAGCTTGGTGTTACCAAGACTCAGGCAATGGGTGGCACAGGCGCACTGCTGCAGTTGGCCAAGAACCAGCTCGGCGCCGAGACAATGGGGACGCTCACCGGAAAAGCTACGGGGCTATCCAGCCTTTTGGCGGGTGGCAGCAGCCTGAGCGACAGCCTGCTCTCCAACATCTCGTCCATGGACGGTGTGCAGTCGGCGTTCTCCGCACTGGGCATGGAAAGCGCCATGATCCAACAGTTTGTTCCCATCCTGATGAGTTTCCTGGGCGATCAGGGAGTGGGCTCATCAATACTGGGGCAATTACAGAGCCTTTGGGCGCCGGCGGGATAA
- a CDS encoding 3-oxoacyl-[acyl-carrier-protein] synthase III C-terminal domain-containing protein: MKPFRLNKHGKLVFPSSIFTELDFSIITDLNQLKAIIRRDFEVKAPTGTEIAERAAAGGYATRYDLLRDIGLHLFWANRYALVMYDKQPMRWRDVPRTRDDVFVSLLHPWEGREAKSASVREAYGQLPAKWNETAEDELFDMLFDGFSNKLHLAASLPPIKATIAEALATAGAKTTTLGNYNPDHPRYSIDDILDVSDEQAELEALRRWAMVLHNQHPWDRSQARLKPLAEMQDDDIVVLYYPKNRHVLDFINHEKSGITGAKQAPTPDPSVEPVRPYPPVVIGDDAPIQPKIEALAIRKGEVVCSNEDVVRNSPSSWSPMSAEEIADKTGIERRRYTAEPLENIALEAARAAMTHAGRRSEEIGAVLFCSCTSNRLIPSTATWLSGQLGIMQTHCSADIVAACAGFPYGVAEAVRLLREIERPVLLVMAEKFSDKIGNARPSRMIFGDGAAAVVIAPSDGERDIHVVQTYASGPASQVNSIIWPNHDFDNDITVYGPEVKALVKRYLNQMMGELSELGLEIDIIVPHQANKTMIIELAEPQGIDAKDIYFNIAEVGNASAASIPIALADAVFDGAISKRSMVFTPGFGAGAVGGYVILSLDPAMVAPEVTTTLAMSPSSTKAHSSIEDIKEAFHT, translated from the coding sequence TACCGAGCTCGACTTCTCGATCATCACCGATCTCAACCAGTTGAAGGCGATCATTCGGCGCGACTTCGAAGTGAAGGCTCCGACCGGCACTGAAATCGCCGAACGGGCGGCTGCGGGAGGCTATGCGACGCGCTATGACCTGTTGCGCGACATCGGCCTGCACCTTTTCTGGGCGAACCGTTACGCGCTGGTGATGTACGACAAGCAGCCGATGCGCTGGCGCGATGTCCCGCGGACCCGCGACGATGTCTTCGTGTCTTTGCTGCACCCCTGGGAGGGGCGGGAAGCCAAGTCCGCAAGTGTCCGCGAAGCCTACGGGCAGCTTCCGGCGAAGTGGAACGAAACGGCTGAAGACGAGCTGTTCGACATGCTCTTTGACGGCTTCTCAAACAAGCTCCATCTCGCAGCGTCACTGCCGCCAATCAAGGCCACGATTGCCGAGGCGCTCGCCACTGCCGGCGCTAAGACAACCACCCTCGGCAACTATAATCCCGACCACCCGCGCTACAGCATCGACGACATCCTTGATGTCTCAGACGAGCAGGCCGAACTCGAGGCGCTCCGGCGCTGGGCGATGGTGCTGCACAACCAGCACCCCTGGGACCGGAGCCAGGCCAGGCTGAAGCCATTGGCCGAGATGCAGGATGACGACATCGTCGTGCTGTATTATCCGAAGAACCGCCACGTGCTCGACTTCATCAACCACGAAAAGAGTGGTATCACCGGCGCGAAGCAAGCGCCGACGCCAGATCCTTCCGTCGAGCCCGTGCGACCCTATCCGCCGGTGGTGATCGGCGACGATGCACCAATCCAACCGAAGATCGAGGCGCTGGCAATCCGCAAGGGTGAGGTCGTCTGCTCAAACGAGGATGTGGTCCGGAACTCCCCATCCTCATGGTCGCCCATGAGCGCGGAGGAAATCGCCGACAAAACCGGCATCGAACGGCGCCGTTATACCGCCGAGCCACTGGAGAATATCGCCCTTGAGGCCGCGCGGGCAGCGATGACGCATGCCGGTCGCAGGTCCGAGGAGATCGGTGCAGTGCTGTTCTGCTCCTGTACCTCGAACCGACTGATTCCGTCGACCGCCACCTGGCTCTCAGGCCAGTTGGGCATCATGCAGACCCATTGCTCGGCCGACATCGTCGCTGCGTGCGCCGGGTTCCCGTATGGCGTCGCCGAGGCGGTCCGCTTGCTGCGGGAGATTGAACGTCCGGTCCTGCTGGTCATGGCCGAAAAGTTCTCGGACAAGATCGGCAATGCCCGACCGTCGCGGATGATCTTTGGCGACGGGGCCGCCGCCGTGGTGATCGCGCCGTCCGACGGTGAACGTGACATTCATGTGGTCCAGACCTATGCGAGCGGACCCGCCAGTCAGGTCAACTCAATCATCTGGCCGAATCACGATTTCGACAACGACATCACGGTCTATGGCCCCGAGGTCAAGGCGTTGGTCAAGCGCTACCTGAACCAGATGATGGGCGAGCTTTCCGAGCTCGGGCTTGAGATCGACATAATCGTGCCCCATCAGGCCAACAAGACAATGATCATCGAGCTTGCCGAGCCCCAGGGGATCGACGCCAAGGACATTTACTTCAACATCGCCGAGGTCGGCAACGCCTCAGCGGCGAGCATCCCGATCGCGCTGGCCGATGCCGTCTTCGACGGGGCGATCAGCAAACGATCGATGGTTTTCACTCCGGGCTTCGGCGCCGGAGCCGTCGGTGGCTACGTGATCCTGTCGCTGGACCCGGCGATGGTTGCGCCAGAGGTGACCACCACCCTCGCCATGAGCCCATCGTCGACGAAGGCGCATTCCTCGATTGAAGATATCAAGGAGGCGTTCCATACATAA
- a CDS encoding DUF938 domain-containing protein: MTTNLPFSQACENNKAPILERLREIFEAPGRVLEVGTGTGQHAVHFAKAMPHLQWQPTDHPDAAHIGRPRLEQAALPNILPMVELNVGTAHWPVNSFRWAFSANTAHIMAWNEVEQMFDHFVERLPKDGVFCLYGPFNHQGQFSSDSNRQFDQHLRARAPHMGIRDLEDLSALAEAVGLILAENYAMPANNRLLVFSH; this comes from the coding sequence ATGACTACCAACCTGCCCTTTTCTCAAGCTTGTGAGAACAACAAAGCCCCGATCCTGGAGAGACTGCGTGAGATCTTTGAGGCACCGGGCAGGGTATTGGAGGTGGGGACAGGCACTGGACAGCACGCCGTACATTTCGCAAAGGCCATGCCCCACCTGCAGTGGCAACCGACTGACCATCCCGATGCGGCACACATAGGTCGCCCTCGACTGGAGCAGGCCGCGCTGCCGAATATCCTGCCCATGGTTGAGCTGAACGTAGGGACTGCCCACTGGCCTGTCAATTCCTTCCGATGGGCGTTCTCAGCGAACACCGCCCACATCATGGCATGGAATGAAGTCGAACAGATGTTCGACCACTTCGTGGAGCGCCTGCCAAAAGACGGAGTGTTTTGCCTGTACGGTCCGTTCAATCACCAGGGCCAGTTTTCCAGTGACAGCAACCGACAGTTTGACCAGCATCTAAGAGCCCGAGCACCCCACATGGGCATACGAGATCTGGAAGATCTATCTGCACTGGCAGAGGCGGTGGGCCTGATTCTGGCGGAAAACTACGCGATGCCAGCCAACAACCGGCTGCTGGTTTTCAGCCATTAG
- a CDS encoding serine hydrolase domain-containing protein yields MAELKQVAGLASDHLPNIEGHLDRRYIQPGKLPGALTLVARRGEIAYVKAQGLMDVERNKPVCRDTVFRIYSMTKPVTSIAMMQLYEQGRFLLDDPVHKYIPAWKNLRVYKSGVHPNFLTEPATRTMTIRDLFTHMSGLTYGFMNRTNVDAAYRDLKLDGSRSMTLEALVNQLAELPLEFSPGTAWNYSVSTDVLGYLVQLLADKPFDEYLREHIFEPLDMPDTGFQVRDDQLDRFAACYQYQPGDQFKLQDDPQTSPFRHKSKFVSGGGGLVSTIDDYFHFAQALCQGGEFRGRRVIGRKTLEFMRRNHLPDNQDLPGLSVGAFSETPYAGSGFGLGFSVKTDVAKSQTNGSVGEYGWGGLASTNFFIDPVEELVVIFMTQLIPSSTYPIRQELRAIVNGALV; encoded by the coding sequence ATGGCGGAACTCAAACAGGTTGCCGGCCTCGCATCGGACCATCTTCCTAACATTGAAGGCCACCTTGACCGTCGCTATATCCAGCCTGGAAAATTGCCCGGCGCACTGACACTGGTGGCCCGGCGAGGGGAAATTGCCTATGTAAAAGCTCAAGGGCTGATGGATGTGGAGCGCAACAAGCCGGTCTGCCGGGATACGGTTTTCCGCATTTATTCCATGACTAAGCCGGTCACATCTATCGCCATGATGCAGCTTTATGAGCAGGGGCGGTTTCTGCTGGATGATCCCGTACACAAGTATATTCCGGCCTGGAAAAACCTGCGGGTTTATAAAAGCGGTGTCCATCCCAATTTCCTGACCGAACCCGCGACTCGCACCATGACCATTCGCGACCTGTTCACGCATATGTCCGGCCTGACCTACGGATTTATGAACCGCACCAACGTTGACGCTGCCTACCGGGACCTAAAGCTGGATGGCAGCCGGAGTATGACGCTGGAAGCACTGGTCAATCAGCTGGCGGAACTGCCGCTGGAGTTCTCGCCAGGTACGGCCTGGAACTATTCGGTCAGCACGGATGTGCTGGGGTATCTGGTGCAGCTGCTGGCTGATAAGCCTTTTGATGAGTATCTGCGAGAGCATATCTTTGAACCTTTGGACATGCCTGACACCGGCTTCCAGGTCCGCGACGATCAGCTTGACCGCTTCGCCGCCTGCTATCAGTACCAGCCCGGCGATCAGTTCAAGCTGCAGGACGATCCGCAGACGTCCCCTTTCCGGCACAAAAGTAAGTTTGTGTCTGGCGGCGGCGGGCTGGTTTCCACCATTGACGATTATTTCCACTTTGCCCAGGCACTTTGTCAGGGCGGAGAGTTTCGGGGGCGGCGGGTTATTGGTCGAAAAACTCTGGAATTCATGCGTCGTAACCACCTACCTGACAATCAGGACCTGCCAGGTCTATCCGTCGGTGCGTTCAGCGAGACACCTTATGCCGGGAGTGGCTTTGGCCTGGGCTTTTCGGTAAAGACTGATGTCGCCAAATCCCAGACCAACGGATCGGTCGGCGAGTACGGTTGGGGTGGCCTGGCGAGTACCAACTTTTTTATCGATCCTGTCGAGGAACTGGTGGTGATCTTCATGACGCAACTGATCCCCTCGTCGACTTACCCGATCCGTCAGGAGTTGCGGGCCATCGTTAATGGAGCGTTGGTGTGA
- a CDS encoding thioredoxin family protein → MGEVNVDVFHPPFVDLLPADRVTLVRQQFFRHKTRVKNVCSEEALSELLQSRPAVLLLFGGPHCGVCQAMKPQLEKLASEEFPKLVTAYIDCQEAAGPLCAARGIFSLPVVQLWFGGQRFAEFARVFSIGDVGAALERPYGLLE, encoded by the coding sequence ATGGGAGAGGTGAATGTCGATGTATTCCATCCGCCCTTCGTTGATCTTCTGCCGGCAGACCGAGTCACTCTGGTACGCCAGCAGTTCTTTCGTCATAAAACCCGAGTGAAAAACGTCTGCTCAGAAGAAGCTTTATCGGAACTGCTACAGTCCAGACCGGCTGTTCTTCTCCTCTTTGGCGGACCGCACTGCGGCGTCTGTCAGGCCATGAAACCTCAGCTCGAAAAGCTTGCCAGCGAGGAATTCCCGAAACTGGTGACCGCTTACATCGATTGCCAGGAAGCTGCCGGCCCGTTGTGTGCTGCTCGCGGTATCTTTTCTTTGCCTGTTGTCCAGCTGTGGTTTGGCGGGCAACGATTCGCGGAATTCGCGAGGGTGTTCTCCATCGGCGATGTGGGTGCTGCGCTGGAGCGGCCTTATGGGCTTTTGGAGTGA
- a CDS encoding class I SAM-dependent methyltransferase, protein MSSLSKVETKPPSPALIYHQQFVPALFGQWGPRLAVQANLRSGTAILDVGCGTGVLASAAADMVGDECVTGADINPDMLDMARQLRPNIKWLQAPAENLPLADASYDAVLSQFALMFFDSRVKGLAEMWRVLKPGGTLLVAVCDGIHRSPGYAVLAEVLNSLFGPDVAESFRAPFSAGDAGHLRELVQEAGIPDVRIKQQLGTVRFDTIGNMIATERACVFTLGGILDDAQFTQLVREADMAFKDFLTDNGTVEFTMPALTIQAQKKKE, encoded by the coding sequence ATGTCCTCACTCAGCAAAGTGGAAACTAAACCCCCAAGCCCTGCTTTAATCTATCACCAACAATTTGTACCCGCATTATTTGGTCAGTGGGGCCCGCGACTTGCGGTCCAAGCCAACCTGCGCAGTGGCACAGCCATACTCGATGTGGGCTGCGGTACCGGTGTGCTGGCCTCGGCTGCCGCCGATATGGTCGGTGATGAATGCGTCACCGGTGCGGATATCAACCCCGACATGCTGGATATGGCCCGGCAACTGCGCCCAAACATCAAATGGCTCCAGGCACCGGCCGAAAACCTTCCGTTGGCTGACGCCAGTTATGACGCGGTTCTGAGCCAGTTTGCCCTGATGTTTTTTGACTCCCGTGTAAAAGGGCTGGCGGAAATGTGGCGCGTGCTCAAACCGGGCGGAACCCTTCTGGTTGCCGTCTGCGATGGCATCCACCGTTCGCCGGGTTACGCGGTGCTTGCTGAAGTGCTGAACAGCCTGTTTGGCCCCGATGTCGCGGAGTCTTTCAGGGCGCCGTTCAGTGCCGGTGACGCGGGCCACCTGCGCGAACTTGTGCAGGAAGCGGGCATCCCTGACGTGAGAATCAAACAACAACTGGGTACCGTGAGATTCGATACTATCGGCAACATGATCGCAACCGAACGCGCCTGTGTGTTCACCCTGGGTGGGATTCTGGATGATGCGCAGTTTACGCAACTGGTGCGCGAAGCTGACATGGCGTTCAAGGACTTTCTGACCGATAACGGGACCGTTGAATTCACCATGCCAGCCTTAACCATTCAGGCGCAGAAAAAAAAAGAGTGA
- a CDS encoding nuclear transport factor 2 family protein, which translates to MQPMDIVAQFIADIRAQRLDEAKALLAAEGFEYVGPNMRFLSRDDMLAYQFGMFAIQKDLVLRQLSADGDHVFAILDYRTYFEPIGDVRLAIWFRVREGKIQCVETFYNAAVVENMLGGSLPSAD; encoded by the coding sequence ATGCAGCCAATGGATATTGTGGCTCAGTTCATCGCGGATATCCGTGCCCAGCGGCTGGATGAAGCAAAGGCCTTGCTGGCTGCCGAAGGGTTTGAATATGTGGGGCCGAACATGCGTTTCCTGAGCCGGGACGACATGCTGGCCTACCAGTTCGGTATGTTTGCCATTCAGAAAGACCTGGTTCTGCGTCAGCTCAGTGCCGACGGTGACCACGTGTTTGCGATCCTGGATTACCGTACCTACTTTGAGCCGATCGGGGATGTGCGCCTTGCCATCTGGTTTCGTGTGCGGGAAGGCAAAATCCAGTGCGTTGAAACTTTCTATAATGCGGCAGTGGTTGAAAACATGCTGGGAGGGAGCCTGCCTTCAGCCGACTGA
- a CDS encoding TRAP transporter large permease codes for MSPDLLMIASFLLALLMGVPVAIALGVGGVVGIVAGLPLAMLGTFGTNTYNSVAKYPLIAIPLFILTGLIFERAGVAASLVRFAQAIIGPRHGGLTVVAVLVCLIMGGMSGSGPADAAAVAMVMLPSMKKAGYPQPFSASLIAASSSTAILIPPSIALILYSIVVPGVDLRALFAAGLFPGILAGVSLLAPALYFSRKYRWEDPETVERPPLWPSFKAALPALFAPVIILGGLRSGLFTPTEAAVVAVTYGVLVGCLLYRNLGIRDLWNLMTEAAVTSGVVMFIIALAGIFAWAGATLGTFQHLADALLSLSENGWVLLGLVMVLVLIAGMLLDAISIYLILIPIVLPLMNHFGWNPIWFGILLAMNTAIGQFTPPVAVNLMVTTRIANIRLEHTIGWALVFIAAMAASLLVVMLMPGIALWLPEKLGYVVGPW; via the coding sequence ATGAGTCCTGATCTGTTGATGATCGCCAGCTTCCTGCTGGCTCTGCTGATGGGTGTGCCGGTGGCTATAGCTCTGGGTGTGGGTGGTGTTGTCGGCATTGTGGCAGGGTTGCCTCTGGCCATGCTGGGTACCTTCGGCACCAACACCTACAACAGTGTGGCCAAGTACCCGCTGATTGCGATTCCGCTGTTTATTCTGACCGGCCTGATTTTCGAGCGTGCGGGGGTGGCCGCCAGTCTGGTGCGGTTTGCCCAGGCGATTATTGGTCCCCGGCATGGCGGACTTACCGTTGTCGCGGTGCTGGTGTGCCTCATCATGGGGGGGATGAGTGGTTCCGGTCCTGCCGATGCAGCCGCAGTGGCAATGGTCATGTTACCGAGCATGAAGAAGGCGGGCTATCCGCAGCCGTTCTCCGCTTCGCTGATTGCGGCTTCGTCGTCTACCGCGATTCTGATTCCGCCGTCCATTGCGCTGATTCTCTATTCCATTGTGGTGCCGGGCGTGGATTTGCGGGCACTGTTTGCCGCCGGGTTGTTCCCGGGCATCCTGGCGGGTGTGTCCCTGCTGGCGCCGGCGCTGTATTTTTCCAGGAAGTATCGCTGGGAAGATCCGGAGACGGTAGAGCGTCCGCCGCTCTGGCCCAGCTTCAAGGCGGCTTTGCCGGCGCTGTTTGCGCCGGTGATCATTCTCGGCGGGCTGCGTTCGGGGCTCTTTACGCCCACTGAGGCGGCGGTTGTGGCCGTCACCTATGGCGTACTGGTCGGCTGCCTGTTGTACCGAAATCTGGGCATCCGGGACCTGTGGAACCTGATGACCGAGGCGGCCGTTACCTCCGGTGTGGTCATGTTCATCATTGCGTTGGCCGGCATCTTTGCCTGGGCCGGCGCCACCCTGGGCACCTTCCAGCATCTGGCTGATGCGCTGCTTTCTCTCTCGGAAAACGGATGGGTGCTGCTGGGGCTGGTGATGGTACTGGTACTGATCGCCGGTATGCTGCTGGATGCAATTTCCATCTACCTGATCCTGATCCCGATTGTGCTGCCACTGATGAATCATTTCGGCTGGAACCCGATCTGGTTTGGCATTCTGCTGGCGATGAATACTGCCATCGGGCAGTTCACGCCACCGGTTGCCGTCAACCTGATGGTTACCACCCGTATCGCCAACATTCGCCTGGAACATACCATAGGCTGGGCGCTGGTTTTTATCGCGGCCATGGCTGCCAGCCTGCTGGTGGTGATGCTGATGCCGGGCATCGCGCTGTGGTTGCCGGAGAAGCTTGGTTATGTGGTGGGGCCTTGGTAG
- a CDS encoding cupin domain-containing protein, with protein MKRHSTIVRPGDYENALSVVGTNVTVLAAKQITQGQEFTFQSGEKGMGPPPHSHDWDEAFFVLKGSVDFNCEGRMETCMPGTLVFVPGGTVHSFQYGPDGGEMLEVTGAGSKATQMFAAVDKEIPPGPPNIEVITKVLSKNGVTLHL; from the coding sequence ATGAAAAGGCACTCAACCATCGTTAGACCGGGTGATTATGAGAACGCGCTGAGTGTAGTAGGTACGAATGTTACCGTTCTCGCCGCAAAGCAGATCACGCAGGGGCAGGAGTTTACATTTCAATCTGGGGAGAAAGGCATGGGGCCTCCCCCGCACAGTCATGATTGGGACGAGGCATTTTTTGTGCTCAAGGGAAGCGTCGACTTCAACTGCGAGGGCAGAATGGAGACCTGTATGCCGGGCACGCTGGTTTTCGTGCCGGGCGGAACCGTGCATTCATTCCAGTATGGGCCGGATGGCGGCGAAATGCTGGAAGTGACCGGTGCAGGGAGTAAGGCGACCCAGATGTTCGCAGCGGTGGACAAGGAAATCCCTCCGGGCCCACCGAACATTGAGGTCATCACGAAAGTGCTGAGTAAAAACGGCGTTACGTTGCACTTGTAG
- a CDS encoding helix-turn-helix domain-containing protein yields the protein MSFEQFKQKALKDPEVRQEYDALEEEFSLIDQLISMRTKAGLTQEDVAKKLGTNKSNISRLERGRSNPSWGTLSKYAAACGFRVKLEAVEDDRALA from the coding sequence ATGAGTTTCGAACAGTTTAAGCAGAAAGCGCTGAAAGATCCCGAGGTTCGTCAGGAATACGATGCCCTCGAGGAAGAATTCAGCCTGATCGACCAGCTGATTTCCATGAGGACGAAAGCGGGCCTCACCCAGGAAGATGTCGCGAAGAAACTCGGAACGAACAAAAGCAACATCTCCAGGCTTGAGCGTGGCCGTAGCAATCCAAGCTGGGGAACGCTCAGCAAATATGCCGCAGCCTGTGGTTTTCGGGTAAAGCTGGAAGCGGTTGAAGACGACCGGGCATTAGCCTGA
- a CDS encoding AraC family transcriptional regulator → MKRNHNLSSDSLAQTSGTAGGVDALISNVLENIRLQGAVFFAWRPSWPFATGVPNERHFRDLILPASDQVISYHVVIEGPCWATVEGEPPVRLEGGDIILFPHGDAYAISNQPRGPSDEDIEPAQQFFALMAAGELPLIIENGGGGPGQNRLVCGFLGCDRYPWNPLLEGLPRYILLSRSALEGPVNDLIDIVLRECGHSWAGSRFVMRRLGELLFIEVIRQYLQHQGLTNNPWMRGLADPLIAKCLSLLHSRIAETWTLEKLAAELNCSRSILAERFSRVIGVPPMKYLSQWRLQVAARLLRDRPDKILSIALSVGYESEMSFSRAFKRSMGVSPSVFRRSVQVG, encoded by the coding sequence ATGAAAAGGAACCATAACCTGTCGTCCGATTCACTTGCCCAAACGTCCGGGACGGCAGGGGGCGTGGATGCACTCATCTCCAATGTGCTTGAGAACATCCGTCTGCAGGGAGCGGTGTTTTTTGCCTGGCGGCCCAGTTGGCCTTTCGCCACTGGCGTGCCGAATGAACGTCATTTCCGGGATCTGATTTTGCCGGCGTCTGATCAGGTGATCTCCTATCATGTTGTTATAGAGGGCCCCTGCTGGGCGACCGTGGAAGGCGAACCGCCCGTCAGGCTGGAAGGTGGCGACATTATCCTGTTCCCGCACGGCGACGCTTACGCCATTTCGAATCAACCTCGGGGGCCGTCTGACGAGGATATCGAGCCCGCCCAGCAATTTTTCGCGTTGATGGCAGCCGGTGAGCTGCCCCTGATCATCGAAAATGGCGGTGGCGGCCCTGGACAGAACCGACTGGTGTGCGGTTTTCTGGGGTGTGATCGTTATCCGTGGAACCCGCTGCTTGAAGGGTTGCCCCGTTACATCCTGCTTTCCCGCTCGGCGCTGGAGGGCCCTGTCAACGACCTGATTGATATTGTGCTCCGGGAGTGCGGCCATTCATGGGCCGGCAGCCGTTTCGTGATGCGGCGGCTGGGGGAATTGCTGTTCATTGAAGTCATCAGACAGTATCTGCAACACCAGGGTCTGACGAACAACCCCTGGATGCGGGGGCTTGCCGACCCGCTTATCGCAAAATGCCTTTCGTTGCTCCACAGTCGCATCGCGGAGACCTGGACTCTTGAAAAATTGGCCGCCGAGCTGAATTGTTCCCGATCCATTTTGGCTGAACGGTTCAGTAGGGTGATTGGGGTGCCACCCATGAAGTACCTGAGCCAATGGCGATTACAGGTGGCGGCGCGACTGCTGAGGGACCGGCCGGATAAAATCCTGTCGATCGCCTTAAGTGTTGGCTACGAGTCGGAGATGTCGTTCAGTCGCGCCTTCAAGCGTTCTATGGGCGTAAGCCCAAGCGTCTTCCGGCGGTCGGTCCAGGTTGGCTAG
- a CDS encoding DUF4399 domain-containing protein yields the protein MNRIAITLFSALLIVPVNAFAESMMSDAPANAEVYFVQPSDGATVEGTFKVVFGLRNMGVAPAGVEKAGTGHHHLLIDTEVPSDLSKPLPATDQIKHFGGGQTETEITLQPGEHTLRLLLGNYAHVPHSQPVVSEQITITVE from the coding sequence ATGAACAGGATCGCAATCACCTTGTTTTCAGCTCTGTTGATCGTGCCAGTAAACGCGTTTGCTGAGAGCATGATGTCAGATGCCCCTGCAAATGCCGAAGTGTATTTTGTTCAGCCAAGCGATGGTGCAACGGTTGAGGGCACCTTCAAGGTCGTGTTTGGTCTGCGGAATATGGGTGTCGCGCCTGCGGGTGTCGAGAAAGCGGGTACCGGGCATCACCATTTGTTGATCGATACTGAGGTGCCGTCCGATTTGAGCAAGCCGCTTCCAGCCACCGATCAAATCAAGCATTTCGGCGGAGGGCAAACAGAAACCGAGATTACGCTGCAGCCTGGCGAGCACACTTTGCGGTTGTTACTGGGCAATTATGCGCATGTGCCGCACAGTCAGCCGGTCGTCTCTGAGCAGATCACGATCACGGTTGAATAA
- the dctP gene encoding TRAP transporter substrate-binding protein DctP — MKIYSNSQLVSGDQTKEFSAMRSGLIDMAVGSTINWSPQVPELNLFSLPFLMPDYAAIDAITRGETGEAIFAAIKKRGVTPLAWGENGFRELSNSKLTIDEPADLDGLKIRVVGSPLFQDTFTALGANPTQMSWADAKPALTTGAVDGQENPLSVFDVARIDQVGQSYLTRWHYMADPLVFAVSNQVWDQFSEEDQALLKQAAIDAGQWEIEKSRGEVDAILATIALIAICGISLGNVIVRYATDASFAFTEEFSVFCLVVLTFAGAAVAARHNQHIRIELIEHYLPLWARKVVYVLQWLAGVTVLGIMTWYGSTFALQEYQWESLSPGLGLPNWIYVIWLPLLSVAIIIRMTQNTIDRLRGKIDPEVIHES; from the coding sequence ATGAAGATTTACAGCAACTCCCAGCTGGTCTCCGGAGACCAGACCAAGGAGTTCTCCGCCATGCGTTCCGGGCTGATCGATATGGCGGTCGGTTCTACCATTAACTGGTCGCCCCAGGTTCCGGAACTGAATCTGTTTTCCCTGCCGTTCCTGATGCCGGATTATGCCGCCATTGATGCGATTACCCGGGGGGAGACAGGTGAGGCGATCTTTGCCGCGATCAAGAAACGTGGTGTTACCCCGCTGGCCTGGGGTGAGAACGGCTTCCGCGAGCTGTCCAATTCCAAGCTGACCATTGATGAACCGGCCGATCTGGACGGGCTGAAAATTCGAGTTGTGGGTTCGCCGCTGTTTCAGGACACCTTTACCGCCCTGGGCGCCAACCCCACTCAGATGAGCTGGGCCGATGCCAAGCCGGCACTGACCACCGGTGCCGTAGATGGCCAGGAAAACCCGCTGTCGGTCTTCGACGTGGCGCGTATCGATCAGGTTGGCCAGAGCTACCTGACCCGCTGGCACTACATGGCAGACCCGCTGGTGTTTGCCGTCAGCAACCAGGTGTGGGACCAGTTCTCCGAAGAAGATCAGGCCCTGCTGAAGCAGGCCGCGATTGATGCCGGCCAGTGGGAGATCGAGAAATCCCGTGGCGAAGTGGACGCGATCCTGGCCACCATCGCCCTGATCGCGATCTGCGGGATCAGCCTTGGCAACGTCATCGTCCGCTACGCCACGGATGCATCGTTTGCCTTTACCGAGGAGTTTTCGGTTTTCTGCCTGGTCGTACTCACTTTTGCGGGAGCGGCGGTGGCTGCGCGCCACAACCAGCACATCCGCATCGAGCTGATTGAACACTACCTTCCACTCTGGGCGCGCAAGGTGGTTTACGTGCTGCAGTGGCTCGCTGGTGTGACCGTTCTGGGCATCATGACCTGGTATGGCAGTACCTTCGCCCTTCAGGAATACCAGTGGGAATCCCTGTCACCGGGGCTGGGGCTGCCCAACTGGATCTACGTAATCTGGCTGCCGTTGTTGTCAGTGGCCATCATCATCCGGATGACCCAGAACACGATTGATCGCCTGCGCGGCAAGATCGATCCGGAGGTGATTCATGAGTCCTGA